In Merismopedia glauca CCAP 1448/3, the genomic stretch CTTGCAGGTAGATATTTACCACTTATCGCCTTAATTTTCTTAGCGGAGGGAATGGCAAACAAACAGCCAGTCCCAGAAACCATTGGGACTCTACGCACCGATACAACCTTATTTACTGGTATCACTGCCGGAGTCATCCTAATTTTAGGCGCTTTAACCTTTTTACCCGTCTTAGCACTAGGTCCCATCGCCGAAGGTTTTGCGATTTTTAAGTAACTAAGTAATAAGTCAAGAACAAGAATATTATCTACTCCTGACTCCTGACTCCTGACTCCTAAAACCTATGAACTCTGATTCTCCCATCAAACAGCGAGGAACTCGTCAATCGAGACGACATACTCCTAAAGCTAAAACTAGCGGTATTTATCAACGCGCTTTTTCCCAAGCTTTTGTCAAACTTAATCCCCGCATTGCTGTTAGAAATCCGGTGATGTTTATTGTCTGGGTGGGTACACTCGTCACCGCAGTTTTGACGATTAATCCCGACTTGTTTGGAACAGTTGCAGGAACTAACCCCAGACTACTAAATGGATTGATTGCCTTCATTTTGTTTTTTACTGTAGTTTTTGCCAACTTTGCTGAAGCTGTAGCGGAAGGAAGAGGTAAAGCGCAAGCAGATGCTTTACGTTCTACTAAAAAAGACACAGTTGCTAGAAAAATATCTAGCGATGGCAAGATTGAAGAAGTCAATTCTACTAGTTTACGACGAGGCGATCGCGTCCAAGTAATTGCAGGAGACACCATTCCTGCTGATGGTGAAGTGATTTCTGGAGTAGCTTCAGTTGATGAATCGGCGATTACCGGAGAATCTGCCCCCGTTTTGAAGGAACCTGGCTCGGATGTCGCTAGTTCCGTGACTGGAGGTACGCGGATTATCTCGGATGAATTGGTAATTCAAATTAGCGCAGATCCTGGAAAAGGCTTTATCGATCGCATGATTTCTCTGGTAGAAGGTGCAGAACGCAGTAAAACCCCGAATGAAATTGCTTTAACTGTCTTGCTGGCGGTTTTAACACTGGTATTCTTGATTGTCGTCGCTACCATTCCCCCAGCCGCGAATTTCGTACAAAGTCCGGTGAGTATCGCTATTTTGATAGCGCTATTGGTAGCTTTGATTCCCACCACCATTGGCGGATTACTCAGCGCAATTGGGATTGCCGGAATGGATCGCGTGGCGCAGTTTAACGTTGTAGCTACGTCTGGAAGGGCAGTAGAAGCTTGTGGAGACATAAGCACCCTAATTTTAGACAAAACTGGCACGATTACCCTGGGAAATAGATTGGCAGAAGAGTTTATTCCTGTCAATGGACATACTGTAGAGGAAGTCGCGCAAGTGGCGATGGTAGCGAGTATTTTTGATACGACACCGGAAGGTAAATCTATTACTCGCTTAGCTGAAAAATTGGGAGCAAAGATCGACTTTCCTCCAGAAACCACCGAAGGAATCGAA encodes the following:
- the kdpB gene encoding potassium-transporting ATPase subunit KdpB, translating into MNSDSPIKQRGTRQSRRHTPKAKTSGIYQRAFSQAFVKLNPRIAVRNPVMFIVWVGTLVTAVLTINPDLFGTVAGTNPRLLNGLIAFILFFTVVFANFAEAVAEGRGKAQADALRSTKKDTVARKISSDGKIEEVNSTSLRRGDRVQVIAGDTIPADGEVISGVASVDESAITGESAPVLKEPGSDVASSVTGGTRIISDELVIQISADPGKGFIDRMISLVEGAERSKTPNEIALTVLLAVLTLVFLIVVATIPPAANFVQSPVSIAILIALLVALIPTTIGGLLSAIGIAGMDRVAQFNVVATSGRAVEACGDISTLILDKTGTITLGNRLAEEFIPVNGHTVEEVAQVAMVASIFDTTPEGKSITRLAEKLGAKIDFPPETTEGIEFSARTRMSGTNLPNGDEVRKGAVDAIRGFVRSRNGQPPDDLEAAYERVSRLGGTPLALCQNSETYGVIYLKDIIKPGIKERFDQLRRMGVRTVMLTGDNRITASVIAQEAGVDDFIAEATPEDKIQVIQSEQAKGKLVAMTGDGTNDAPALAQANVGLAMNSGTQAAKEAANMVDLDSDPTKLIDLVTIGKQLLITRGALTTFSLANDIAKYFAIIPAMFAATGIGALNIMGLTSAQSAVLAALIYNALIIPALIPLALRGVEFRPLTANQLLQRNILIYGLGGVIAPFIAVKAIDLLITGIGLA